The DNA sequence CGCGGAGCGCGTCGGCTCGGGCGGCGGATGTGGGCGATGGCGTGTGCGAGGCCATGGATGTGCTCCCTGGAGTGCGACGGCTGTCGGCTTTGCGCCCCCGCTGGGGAGGGCGCACCACGCCAGGGTAGCTGCCAGTGGTCATCTGCCGGTGGTCGTTCCATCAGCCGGGACGGGGGCCGGGCGGCCGGGCCCCCGGTGCTCCGTCGGCCATCGGCGGATGCACTGCGGTACCGCGGGGTCGGCATGGACCGATAGTGTTCAGCATTGTCGAACCGCAGTCAGGAGGTGGGCGATGGCCCGGAACATCCAGTCGTTGGAGCGCGCCGCCGCGATGCTACGCCTGCTCGCCGGTGGTGAGCGCCGTCTGGGACTGTCCGACATCGCCTCCACCCTGGGGCTGGCCAAGGGCACCGCGCACGGCATCCTGCGCACCCTCCAGCAGGAGGGCTTCGTCGAGCAGGACGAGGCGTCCGGCCGCTATCAGCTCGGCGCGGAGCTGCTGCGCCTGGGCAACAGCTATCTGGACGTGCACGAGCTGCGCGCCCGCGCCCTGGTGTGGACGGACGACCTGGCCCGCGCCAGCGGCGAGAGCGTGTACCTGGGCGTGCTGCACCAGCAGGGCGTGCTGATCGTCCACCATGTCTTCCGGCCGGACGACAGCCGCCAGGTGCTGGAGGTCGGCGCGATGCACCCGCTGCACTCCACGGCCCTGGGCAAGGTGCTCTCCGCGTACGACCCGGTCGCCCACAGCGAGGTGACCGAGACCGAGCGCCAGGCGTTCACCGCGCGCACGGTGACCGGGGAGCCCGAGTTCGAGGGCGTGCTGGACCTGACCCGGGCGCGCGGCTGGGGTTCCGATGTGGAGGAGACCTGGGAGGGCGTGGCGTCGGTCGCGGCGCCCATCCACGACCGGCGCCGGCTGCCCGTGGGCGCGGTGGGCATCACCGGGGCCGTCGAGCGGGTGTGCGACGACGGGGAGCTGCGCTCGGAGCTCGTGGCCGCCGTACGGGACTGCGCGCGCGCCGTCTCCCGGGACCTGGGCGCCCTGCGCCGTTTCTGAACCGTGTCCGGAATCACGTCGCGTACCGCGCGTTGAACCGTGCCGACCAGGGGTGATCCACCCCTGATCCGCCCCCCTGTCCCTGCATGACCTGCTTCATCACGGTTTCACATAGGCGCGACTTTTCCGCACACGACCCTTGACGGGGTCTTCAGCGTGAAGAAAACTGCCGTTCATCGGTCGGCATTGTCGAACACCTGACGACAATATTCGCTATGGTGGACTCGCCGCGGGCCGACCAACGCCCTCCCACGAGGGCGCGGACCGTCCGGCACAACCCGGGGGGTTCGCCTTCCCCTGGACGAAGGACAAAGGAGTCGCGGGTGTCCAGCTCCGACATCTTCATCGGCGAGACCATCGGTACCGCCGTACTCATCCTGCTCGGCGGTGGTGTCGTCGCCGGCGTGAACCTGAAGCGATCCAAGGCGTTCGACGCCGGGTGGGTCGCCATCGCCTTCGGGTGGGGTTTCGCCGTCCTCACCGGCGCCTACATCTCGGCCCCGCTCTCGGGGGCCCACCTCAACCCGGCGGTGACGCTCGGCCTCGCCATCGAGGGCGGCACCGAGTGGAGCGACGTGCCCGTCTACTTCCTCGGGCAGGTGCTCGGCGCCCTCATCGGCGCGACGCTGGTCTGGATCGCCTATCTCGGCCACTTCCACGCCCATCTCACCGACCGCGAGATCGTCGGCGGTCCGGGCGCCCAGGACACGGCCGCGGCGGACCGGCAGACGGCCCCCGGCCCCGGCCCGGTGCTGGGCGTCTTCTCCACCGGCCCGGAGATCCGCAACACCGCGCAGAACCTGGCCACCGAGATCATCGCCACCGCGGTGCTGGTGCTCGCCATCCTCACTCAGGGGCTCAACGGCGACGGCAAGGGCCTGGGCGTCATCGGCGTCCTGATCACCTCCTTCGTAGTGGTCAGCATCGGCCTCTCGCTCGGCGGCCCGACCGGTTACGCCATCAACCCGGCGCGTGACCTCGGCCCCCGGATCGTCCACGCCCTCCTGCCGCTGCCCAACAAGGGCGGCTCGGACTGGGGCTACGCCTGGATCCCCGTCGTCGGTCCGCTCATCGGCGGCGCGATCGCGGGCGGGATCTATGAGATCGCCTTCGCCTAGCCACCCCCACCACTCGCAGGAGAGCAGCAGACCATGACCGACACCCACACCACGAGCGCTTCCTCGCACGGCCAGGGGCCGTTCATCGCGGCCATCGACCAGGGCACCACCTCCAGCCGCTGCATCGTCTTCGACCGCGACGGCCGCATCGTCTCGGTGGACCAGAAGGAACACGAGCAGATCTTTCCCAAGCCCGGCTGGGTGGAACACAACGCCACCGAGATCTGGGAGAACGTCAAGGAGGTCGTCGCCGGCGCCATCACCAAGGCCGGGATCACCGCCGTCGACGTCAAGGCGATCGGCATCACCAACCAGCGCGAGACCACCCTGCTGTGGGACAAGAACACCGGTGAGCCGGTGTACAACGCCATCGTCTGGCAGGACACCCGCACCGACGCCCTCTGCCGCGAGCTCGGCCGCAACGTCGGCCAGGACCGCTTCCGCCGGGAGACCGGCCTCCCGCTGGCCTCCTACTTCGCCGGCCCCAAGATCCGCTGGCTGCTCGACAACGTCGAGGGGCTGCGCGAGCGGGCCGAGGCGGGCGACCTGCTCTTCGGCACCATGGACTCCTGGGTCATCTGGAACCTGACCGGCGGCGTCAACGGCGGTGTGCACGTCACCGATGTCACCAACGCCTCCCGCACCCTCCTGATGAACCTGCACACCCTGGACTGGGACCAGAAGATCCTGTCCTCGATGGACATCCCGGCCGCCGTGCTGCCGCGGATCCGCTCCTCCGCCGAGGTGTACGGGCACACCGCCGAGGGCGTCCTGGCGGGTGTGCCGGTCGCCTCCGCGCTGGGCGACCAGCAGGCGGCCCTGTTCGGCCAGACCTGTTACGCCGAGGGCGAGGCCAAGTCGACCTACGGCACCGGTACCTTCCTGCTGATGAACACCGGCGAGACGCCGGTCAACTCCTACAACGGCCTGCTGACCACGGTCGGCTACCGGATCGGCGACGAGAAGCCGGTCTACGCCCTGGAGGGCTCGATCGCGGTCACCGGTTCGCTGGTGCAGTGGATGCGGGACCAGATGGGTCTGATCAACAGCGCCGCCGAGATCGAGACCCTGGCGAGCTCGGTGGAGGACAACGGCGGCGCGTACTTCGTACCGGCCTTCTCGGGCCTGTTCGCCCCGTACTGGCGGTCCGACGCCCGCGGGGTGATCGCGGGCCTGACCCGCTATGTCACCAAGGCGCACATCGCGCGCGCGGTGCTCGAGGCCACCGCGTGGCAGACCCGCGAGATCGTCGACGCGATGACCAAGGACTCCGGGGTCGAGCTCACCGCCCTGAAGGTGGACGGCGGTATGACCTCCAACAACCTGCTGATGCAGAGCCTCTCGGACGCCCTGGACGCACCCGTGGTACGCCCGATGGTCGCCGAGACCACCTGCCTCGGCGCCGCCTACGCCGCCGGTCTGGCCGTGGGCTTCTGGCCGGACACCGACGCGCTGCGCGCCAACTGGCGCCGGGCGGCCGAATGGACCCCCCGAATGGACGCGGACGTTCGCGACCGCGAGTACAAGAACTGGCTCAAGGCCGTGCAGCGGACCATGGGCTGGATCGAGGACGAGGAGTAAGCAATGACCACCCTGCAGAGCGTTCCGTCACTCGGAACGCACCCGGCTGCCGGTTCGAACCCGAGCCGAGCCGAAACCCGGGAACAGCTCTCCAAGGCGACGTACGACCTCCTGGTGATCGGCGGCGGCATTCTGGGCATCACCACTGCCTGGCACGCCGCCCAGTCCGGGCTGCGGGTGGCGATGGTGGACGCCGGTGACTTCGCCGGCGCCACCTCCTCCGCCTCCTCCAAGCTGCTCCACGGCGGCCTGCGCTACCTCCAGACCGGCGCGGTCAAGCTGGTCGCCGAGAACCACTTCGAGCGGCGCGCGGTCTCCCGCTCCGTCGCCCCGCACCTGTCCAACCCGCTCACCTTCTACCTGCCGGTCTACAAGGGCGGTCCGCACGGCGCGGCCAAGCTCGGCGCGGGCGTCTTCGCCTACTCGGCGCTCTCGGCGTTCCGTGACGGCGTCGGCCATGTCATCGGCGCCGACCGGGCCGCGCGCGACGTCCCGGAGCTGCGCACCGAGAACCTCAAGGCGGTCGCGGTCTACGGCGACGGCCAGATGAACGACAGCCGGATGGCCCTGATGACGGTCCGGGCGGCCGTGGAGGCGGGCGCCACCGTCCTCAACCACGCCGAGGTGGTGGGCCTGCGCAAGAGCGACGGCCGGGTCACCGGCGCCGAGCTCAAGGACCGCACCGACGGTACCGAGTTCGGGGTGACCGCCCGTCTGGTACTCAACGCCACCGGCCCCTGGGTGGACCATCTGCGCCGGATGGAGGACCCGAACGCGGCGCCGTCGATCCGGCTGTCCAAGGGCGCCCACCTGGTCCTCAAGCGCACTTCCCCGTGGCGGGCCGCGCTGGCCACCCCGATCGACAAGTACCGCATCACCTTCGCCCTCCCCTGGGAGGACATGCTGCTGCTGGGCACCACGGACGAGGAGTTCGAGGGCGACCCGGCCGATGTCGCGGTCACCGAGAAGGACATCGCCCAGATCCTGGACGAGGCCGCCTTCTCCATCCGCGACCAGCAGCTCTCCCGCGATCTGATCACCTACTCCTTCGCCGGCCTGCGGGTGCTGCCCGGCGGCCCCGGCGACACCGCCAAGGCCAAGCGGGAGACCGTGGTCACCGAGGGCCGGGGCGGGATGCTCTCCATAGCCGGCGGCAAGTGGACCACCTTCCGCCACATCGGCCGCACGGTGATGAACAAGCTCGCCCAGCTGCCGGGCCGGCCGCTCGCCGACGACATGGAGCCGGTCAGCCAGCTGCCCAAGCACATGCCGCTGCCGGGTCTGGCCAATCCGCACGCCGTCGAGCACCGGCTGCTGGTGGACGGCGGCACCCCCGGCCCGCGCATGGCCGCGGACACCGCCCGCCATCTGGCCACCCACTACGGCTCGCTCTCCTTCGACATCGCCCGGCTGGCCAGCGGCGACCCGGCGCTCGCGGAGCGCATCCACCCGGACGCCCCGGAGATCTGGGCGCAGGTCGTCTACGCCCGGGACTACGAGTGGGCGCGCACCGCGGACGACGTACTGCGCCGCCGCACCACCCTGACCATCCGCGGCCTGGACTCCGAGGACATCCGGAGCCGGGTCGAGGATCTGCTGGCCAAGCGACCCTGACCCCCGCGGGGCCGCTTTCCCAGGGCCGGACGGCCGGGTGTGAAGAAACGTCTTCTCACTTGGCCGTCCGGCCTGCTAGTTTGAGACGGCAACCAATGTCAGGAGGGGGTGAGCGCACGATGCCCTACGCGGAGCACGCCATCTCGCTCACCGCCCGGCGCCATATCGATCTGCACCGCGTCTCCAGCGCGATCTGTCAGGGCCGCTGACGGCTTTTCCGCCGCCCGGCCCTTTCTCTTTACTCCCTTCCTGCCTGGAGACTTCCCCCATGCTCGGCTCGCGCCGTCGTTATGCCGTGTTCACTTTTGTCACCGCCCTGTCCCTGGCCGCCACCGCCTGCTCGTCCTCCGGCGCGTCCGGCACGGGGAGTTCCACCCCGCACTCCGGCGGCCATCTGACCTTCGCCCTCGCCTCCGACCCGGTCTGCGTCGACCCCCAGCAGCAGGGCAACAACGACGCGATCTACCCCGCCCGGCAGTTGGTCGACTCGCTCACCGACCAGGACCCGAAGACCGGGAAGATCGTGCCCTGGCTGGCCAGGAGCTGGGAGGTGAGCAAGGACGCCACCACCTTCACCTTCCACCTCCGCCACGGCGCCACCTTCAGCGACGGGACTCCGGTCGACGCCCGCGCCGTCAAGGACAACTTCGACGGCATCGTGCGGCTCGGCGCCAAGTCGGTGCTGGGCGCCAGCTACCTGGCCGGGTACCAGGGCACCACCGTGGTCGACGAGGACACCGCGCGGGTGCGGTTCAAGGAGCCCAACGCGCAGTTCCTCCAGGCCACGTCCACCTTCACACTCGGTCTGCTCGCCCGGTCCACGACCCGGCTGCCGGCGGCGAAGCGCTGCACCGACCACATCGTCGGCTCCGGTCCCTTCACCCTCGTCGACTACACCCCGAACAAGTCGGTCGAGGAGCGCCGCCGCTCGGGCTACACCTGGGGCTCGTCGCTGTGGCGCAAGAAGGGCCCGGCCTATCTGGAGCGGCTCTCCTTCAAGGTGGTGCCCGAGTCCGGGGTGCGCACCGGCTCCCTCCAGTCCGGGCAGGCCGACGCCATCGGCGGCGTGGCGCCGCAGGACGAGGCCGGGCTGAAGAGCACCGGATTCACCCTGCTCAGCCGCGCCAACCCCGGAGTGCCGTTCGCCCTGACGGCCAACACCGCCCGCCCGCTCACCCGGGACGCCAGGGTCCGCCAGGCCATCCAGCTGGGCGTGAACCGCAAGGAGGTGGTCGACACCGTCCTCAGCCCCCGCTACAAGCCGGCCACCAGCTCGCTGGCGTCCACCACCACCGCGTACAAGAACCTCGGCGACCGGCTGGCCTACGCCCCGGACCGGGCCAAGAAGCTGCTGGAGCAGGCGGGCTGGAAGCCCGGCCCCGGCGGCATCCGGGTGAAGGACGGCAAGAAGCTCTCCCTCACGGTGGTGTGGGCCACCAACTTCGGCCCCAACCAGACCGCGCTGGAGCTGATCCAGCAGCAGCTGAAGAAGATCGGCGTGCAGATCAGTCTGAAGTCCCATTCCATCGGGGACTACGTCGAGGTCCGGCAGAAGGGCGACTACGACTACGCCTGGGGCAACACCACCCGCGTCGACCCCGACATCCTGCGCACCTCCTTCTCCAGCGAGGGCCTCAACCTCTCCCGGCTGCACGACTCCGCCCTCGACTCCGTGCTCGATGAGCAGTCGGCCACGGCCGACCCCGCGCGGCGCGCCGAACACGCCGCCCGCGCCCAGGCCCTGGTGCTGGACAAGGGCTACCAGGTGCCGGTCTTCGAGCTCACCACCGTGATCGGGGTCTCGGACAAGGTCCACCACCTGGACTTCGAGGCGTCCTCCCGGCTCCAGTTCCACGACACCTGGCTGTCCTGAAGCGCCGTCCGGAACCACGCGAGCGAAAAGAGCGAACTCCCATGCCGCGCTACCTTGTGCAGCGGCTGCTCCAGGCGGTCTTCGTGCTGTGGGCGGCCTTCACCACCTCCTTCGTCGTGCTGTATCTACTGCCCGGCGACCCGGTGTCGATCATGGCTTCGGGGGGCGGTGACACCAACGATGTGAGTCCCGAGCAGATCGCCGAGCTCAAGCGGACCTACGG is a window from the Streptomyces luomodiensis genome containing:
- a CDS encoding IclR family transcriptional regulator, which produces MARNIQSLERAAAMLRLLAGGERRLGLSDIASTLGLAKGTAHGILRTLQQEGFVEQDEASGRYQLGAELLRLGNSYLDVHELRARALVWTDDLARASGESVYLGVLHQQGVLIVHHVFRPDDSRQVLEVGAMHPLHSTALGKVLSAYDPVAHSEVTETERQAFTARTVTGEPEFEGVLDLTRARGWGSDVEETWEGVASVAAPIHDRRRLPVGAVGITGAVERVCDDGELRSELVAAVRDCARAVSRDLGALRRF
- a CDS encoding MIP/aquaporin family protein; protein product: MSSSDIFIGETIGTAVLILLGGGVVAGVNLKRSKAFDAGWVAIAFGWGFAVLTGAYISAPLSGAHLNPAVTLGLAIEGGTEWSDVPVYFLGQVLGALIGATLVWIAYLGHFHAHLTDREIVGGPGAQDTAAADRQTAPGPGPVLGVFSTGPEIRNTAQNLATEIIATAVLVLAILTQGLNGDGKGLGVIGVLITSFVVVSIGLSLGGPTGYAINPARDLGPRIVHALLPLPNKGGSDWGYAWIPVVGPLIGGAIAGGIYEIAFA
- the glpK gene encoding glycerol kinase GlpK — encoded protein: MTDTHTTSASSHGQGPFIAAIDQGTTSSRCIVFDRDGRIVSVDQKEHEQIFPKPGWVEHNATEIWENVKEVVAGAITKAGITAVDVKAIGITNQRETTLLWDKNTGEPVYNAIVWQDTRTDALCRELGRNVGQDRFRRETGLPLASYFAGPKIRWLLDNVEGLRERAEAGDLLFGTMDSWVIWNLTGGVNGGVHVTDVTNASRTLLMNLHTLDWDQKILSSMDIPAAVLPRIRSSAEVYGHTAEGVLAGVPVASALGDQQAALFGQTCYAEGEAKSTYGTGTFLLMNTGETPVNSYNGLLTTVGYRIGDEKPVYALEGSIAVTGSLVQWMRDQMGLINSAAEIETLASSVEDNGGAYFVPAFSGLFAPYWRSDARGVIAGLTRYVTKAHIARAVLEATAWQTREIVDAMTKDSGVELTALKVDGGMTSNNLLMQSLSDALDAPVVRPMVAETTCLGAAYAAGLAVGFWPDTDALRANWRRAAEWTPRMDADVRDREYKNWLKAVQRTMGWIEDEE
- a CDS encoding glycerol-3-phosphate dehydrogenase/oxidase — protein: MTTLQSVPSLGTHPAAGSNPSRAETREQLSKATYDLLVIGGGILGITTAWHAAQSGLRVAMVDAGDFAGATSSASSKLLHGGLRYLQTGAVKLVAENHFERRAVSRSVAPHLSNPLTFYLPVYKGGPHGAAKLGAGVFAYSALSAFRDGVGHVIGADRAARDVPELRTENLKAVAVYGDGQMNDSRMALMTVRAAVEAGATVLNHAEVVGLRKSDGRVTGAELKDRTDGTEFGVTARLVLNATGPWVDHLRRMEDPNAAPSIRLSKGAHLVLKRTSPWRAALATPIDKYRITFALPWEDMLLLGTTDEEFEGDPADVAVTEKDIAQILDEAAFSIRDQQLSRDLITYSFAGLRVLPGGPGDTAKAKRETVVTEGRGGMLSIAGGKWTTFRHIGRTVMNKLAQLPGRPLADDMEPVSQLPKHMPLPGLANPHAVEHRLLVDGGTPGPRMAADTARHLATHYGSLSFDIARLASGDPALAERIHPDAPEIWAQVVYARDYEWARTADDVLRRRTTLTIRGLDSEDIRSRVEDLLAKRP
- a CDS encoding putative leader peptide, whose product is MPYAEHAISLTARRHIDLHRVSSAICQGR
- a CDS encoding ABC transporter substrate-binding protein; protein product: MFTFVTALSLAATACSSSGASGTGSSTPHSGGHLTFALASDPVCVDPQQQGNNDAIYPARQLVDSLTDQDPKTGKIVPWLARSWEVSKDATTFTFHLRHGATFSDGTPVDARAVKDNFDGIVRLGAKSVLGASYLAGYQGTTVVDEDTARVRFKEPNAQFLQATSTFTLGLLARSTTRLPAAKRCTDHIVGSGPFTLVDYTPNKSVEERRRSGYTWGSSLWRKKGPAYLERLSFKVVPESGVRTGSLQSGQADAIGGVAPQDEAGLKSTGFTLLSRANPGVPFALTANTARPLTRDARVRQAIQLGVNRKEVVDTVLSPRYKPATSSLASTTTAYKNLGDRLAYAPDRAKKLLEQAGWKPGPGGIRVKDGKKLSLTVVWATNFGPNQTALELIQQQLKKIGVQISLKSHSIGDYVEVRQKGDYDYAWGNTTRVDPDILRTSFSSEGLNLSRLHDSALDSVLDEQSATADPARRAEHAARAQALVLDKGYQVPVFELTTVIGVSDKVHHLDFEASSRLQFHDTWLS